One stretch of Deltaproteobacteria bacterium DNA includes these proteins:
- a CDS encoding (2Fe-2S)-binding protein, with protein sequence MSVKINTTINGKAVSASAEASTSLLEFLRDTLEMKGSKLCCNTGECGACTVIYNGKPINTCVTMAADANGAQIVTIEGLADGDKLHPVQQAFIDTGAVQCGYCTPGFIMSVKALLDRTKKPTAADIEEAVSGNICRCTGYNKIVDAIHLAAQKL encoded by the coding sequence ATGTCCGTCAAGATCAATACGACCATCAATGGCAAAGCGGTCAGCGCCAGCGCTGAAGCATCGACTTCGCTGTTGGAATTTCTCCGCGACACTTTGGAAATGAAAGGCAGCAAACTATGCTGCAACACCGGTGAGTGCGGCGCCTGCACGGTGATTTACAACGGTAAACCGATCAACACTTGCGTGACCATGGCCGCCGACGCCAACGGCGCGCAGATCGTCACCATCGAAGGTCTCGCCGACGGCGACAAGTTACACCCTGTGCAGCAAGCCTTCATCGACACCGGCGCGGTGCAGTGCGGCTACTGTACGCCGGGCTTCATCATGTCGGTGAAAGCGCTGCTCGATCGCACCAAGAAACCCACGGCGGCGGATATCGAAGAAGCGGTGTCGGGCAACATCTGCCGCTGCACCGGCTACAACAAAATCGTCGACGCGATCCATCTCGCGGCGCAGAAACTCTAA